The Coregonus clupeaformis isolate EN_2021a chromosome 8, ASM2061545v1, whole genome shotgun sequence genome has a segment encoding these proteins:
- the LOC121572919 gene encoding cell wall protein AWA1, which translates to MAFGIHLGIVLLCTIFSGHLQSAWASRDGYPQDQIRPASSTSGSVQSDATPRGTGPNTHNQRLSLGGSAPIFLQPAPRTLGISGSIASGNPLSHNKRNTLASRTSGQSVTNPSEVKTVSRWEAKGIQPKAFRPFQPRSRSSGSVQISQGSRLIKSSPQNSVAQSGSYQYLRGSAYTPDLQAPSHGSLKTSFRPAPLSFGSTEGGSATNGYKPRFSHYVKPYQSRYASASRSGSTSSQYAQTSDQRIDGTSRSSSIPMSSLASISYLFSPSSMRSGSSYGAYKPISTPGATLSQSLFTSNQGGGGVTYSQNVLAANQKPSGTTSAQSNHRQVSGQMGRYQPSYAASSGPIASLFSSSRAGSYSTYIQNATIQKPSGSKPVPSQPRQSYQPSNTPNAVKSIPSSARGPTQSLFFSSYGPTQSGTSSGTSATSQSLAPATIHIIPKHYGGASIRRLQDPVRSVLRP; encoded by the exons ATGGCTTTTGGAATTCATTTGGG GATTGTGTTGCTTTGCACCATATTCTCAGGACATCTACAATCTGCTTGGGCTTCACGTG ATGGCTATCCCCAGGATCAAATCAGACCAGCCTCTAGTACTTCAGGTTCAGTCCAGAGTGACGCTACTCCGAGAGGGACTGGACCCAACACCCATAACCAGAGACTGTCCCTCGGCGGCTCTGCGCCAATCTTTCTCCAGCCAGCCCCAAGAACGTTAGGCATCTCTGGCTCTATAGCCAGTGGAAACCCTCTCAGCCACAACAAGCGTAACACCCTTGCCAGCAGAACCTCGGGCCAAAGTGTCACCAACCCCAGTGAAGTGAAGACAGTTTCAAGATGGGAAGCAAAGGGAATCCAGCCCAAAGCCTTTCGTCCATTTCAGCCTCGTTCACGCAGCTCTGGATCTGTTCAGATTTCTCAGGGAAGCCGTTTAATCAAATCATCCCCCCAGAATTCTGTGGCACAAAGTGGAAGCTACCAGTATTTAAGGGGATCTGCTTACACCCCTGACCTTCAAGCTCCGTCACATGGTTCTTTAAAAACTTCATTTAGACCAGCTCCTCTGAGTTTTGGTTCTACTGAAGGCGGTAGTGCAACAAATGGGTACAAGCCCAGGTTCTCCCACTATGTCAAGCCATACCAGAGCAGATATGCCTCTGCCAGTAGAAGTGGTTCAACCTCTAGTCAATATGCCCAAACTTCTGACCAGAGAATAGATGGAACCTCAAGAAGCAGCAGTATCCCTATGTCTAGCCTGGCCTCTATATCTTATCTCTTTAGCCCAAGCTCTATGCGTAGTGGAAGCTCCTATGGCGCCTATAAACCCATCTCTACCCCTGGTGCAACACTAAGCCAAAGCCTGTTTACCTCTAACCAGGGTGGGGGTGGCGTAACCTACAGCCAGAATGTCCTTGCTGCCAACCAGAAGCCAAGTGGCACTACATCTGCCCAAAGCAACCATAGGCAAGTGTCTGGTCAGATGGGGCGCTACCAGCCCAGCTATGCTGCCAGTAGTGGGCCAATCGCCAGCCTCTTCAGTTCTTCCCGAGCTGGCAGTTATTCAACCTACATCCAGAATGCCACCATCCAGAAGCCAAGTGGCTCTAAACCTGTCCCCAGTCAGCCCAGGCAAAGCTATCAGCCCAGCAATACTCCCAATGCAGTGAAGTCCATCCCTAGCTCTGCCAGAGGACCTACCCAGAGCCTTTTCTTTAGCAGCTATGGCCCTACCCAGAGCGGGACCAGCAGTGGCACCTCCGCCACTTCTCAAAGCTTGGCCCCAGCCACCATCCACATCATCCCAAAACATTACGGTGGCGCTTCTATCCGTCGGCTCCAAGACCCTGTTCGTAGT GTGCTGAGACCATGA